GGTCGGCGGCGAGGGCCTGGAGGCGGGCGGTGTCGCCGGTGGCGTGGGTGGCGCGGAGCAGTTCGTGCCAGAGGCGCTCGTCGCCGGGGGCGGAGTTGAGGGCCGCGTTCAGGGCCTCGATGGCCTTCTCCGCGCGGTCCTTGACCAGGTGGAACTCGGAGAGCGCGAGGCCGATGTCGGCGACGAGCAGCGGGAGTTGGGCGTCGATGATCTCGTGGGTGAGCCAGCGGTAGCGGCCCTCGGGCCGGTCGGCGAGGAGCGGCCCGCGGACCAGCACCAGCGCGTCGGTGAGCAGCCGGCCGCGCACGGCACGGCTGTCGACGCCGCGGCCCTGCGTGGCCTCGTGGTAGAGCGAGCGCAGCACATCGAGGTCGGAGACGACGGACTTGGCGAGCGTGAGCCGCCCGGTGGAGTCGGTCTTGAGGCGCGGAGTGCCGTCGGGGTCGGTGCCGAGCCAGGCGCGCAGCCGGTCGAGCAGGGCCTCGCGGACGTCGTCCGTGACCCCGCGCGGCCACAGCGCCGAGGACAGCACGCGCGGGTGGACGCCCTCGCGGTGCAGGAGCAGCAGGGCGAGCGCCTCATGGAGGAGGGCGCTCCGCTCGCCGTCGGGGGTGTCGAGGCCGATGATCTCGTACGGCCCGACGAGCCGCGCGTAGACGGCAGGACGGCCCTGCTCGCTGATGTCGACGAGGAACGGCGGCGCGGTGGCCGGTCCCTGCGGTTCGCGCTCCGGGTCGGACTCGACGAACAGCTCGACGACCGCGCGCTGCAACGGCACGGGCAGCAGCTGGGCGTCGAGTTCGAGGCCGAGCAGCGGGGCGAGCAGCTTGCCCTCGCCGGTGATCTCCATCTCCCAGGCGGCGCCGGGCAGATCGCCGCTGTCGGTGCCGACGAGGTAGCCGATGCCGAGACGGCTGGCGTCGGCGGCGAGTTCGGCGAGCTTCATCGCGTCGTCGGCGGAGGGCTCGGCGGCGAGGAGGACGAGGTGCGGGGCCCAACGGGTGTGCTGGGCGGGCCCGGTGCGCCCGGTCAGGACCGAGTCATGACCCGCGGCGCCGAGGGCCCCGCGCCGCTGCCGCGTCTCGGCCTCCATGGTCTCGACGAGGTCGTCGATGCCGTCGATGTGCCGCAGCCGGTTGGGGGCGAGCGGTGTGAGGTCCTCGCCGAAGCCGACGAGGGTGATGGTCATGCGGTCCGACCAGCCGTTGGTGGCGAGTTCGGCGGCGACGGAGGCGAAGACGGCGGCCCGGTCGGCCTCGGGGCCGGAGAGGGACACGATGCCGGGCACGGACTCCAGGTTCAGGAGCAGCCGGGAATCGTCCATGGTGCCGAGGCTGACCAGACCCGGGTACGGGGCGGCGGCGTCGACGTCCTCGTACCGCTCGGCGTCGCTGCGCGCGAGCATCCAGAACGTCTGGTCCTGCCCGAGCTGCCAGGGCGCGGGCGGGTTGCCGGACGGCTGGGCGAGCTGGAGGTGAAGGTCACCGTTGCCGCCGAGCCAGGCCGCGTACGCGGTGGGCAGCGGGCGCGACTCGGCACCGAGGGACGCGGCGAGGCCGCGCAGGGAGCGGTCGAGCAGTCGTACGCCTTCGGGGTCGGCGCCCACGAGCAGGGCGTCCTGCGCGTCGGCGGCGTCCCCGGTCGGCGTGGGCGGCTCCATGCCGCGCCGCCCGCCGACCGCACCGAACGCCGACTGCCACAGGGCCTGACGGCGACGCCGGCCGAGGGCGCCGAGGAGACCGGCGGCGAGGAGGGGGGCGCCGATGAGGGCCGTGGGGAGGCCGAAAGAGGATTCTTCTGTGGCAGCGGTGGCGTGCTGCTGCTGGTGGCTGGGCTGCTGGTCGGGGGCGGGCCGCTGTTCGGGGAGGGAGACCTGGGAGGCGCCGCCTTGCTGGCCTCCACCCTGCGCGTGGCCGCCGCCTTGGGCGTGGTCGCCGGTCTGGCCGTAGTCGTGGACCTGCTGCTGTGCGGCGGAGCCACCGGCCTCCGCGGGCATCTCCACGAGGTCACCGCCCCGCGCGTCACCCGGCATCTCCATGATCCAGCCGGGCCGGATGAGGCTGGCCTCGGACAGCTTGGAGCCGTCGGGCTGTACGCGGTCCTTGTTGAGCTCGAAGATCTCCTTGTACCGGCGCCCGTCGCCGAGGTGGCGCTCGGCGATCTCCCAGAGGGAGTCGTGGTGCCGGCCCTCGGGCGGCTGGATCCGGTAGTACTTCGTGTCGTCGGACTTGGCCGTGCTGCCGCCCTGCGCGTCCGCGTGGGAGGCGGCCTGGGAGGCCTGTTCGGCGAGGGCGGCGGCGGTGCTGGCCGCCTGCTCCTGCTGCTGGGCGAAGAG
This DNA window, taken from Streptomyces sp. NBC_00663, encodes the following:
- a CDS encoding BTAD domain-containing putative transcriptional regulator codes for the protein MPRRRSSSSTGSATPASTPRNRTPQPVRIRRRTFGDFVKAFFAFVALAVLVVGVPGALAMTVGWPLPSGMPKVEWLQQPITTGTFLHILTVIVWLAWAQFTACVLVEIKAAVSGVGVPGRVPGAGPSQILARQLVAALLLVGATAASLTPGLSQIGQHSLDGNQRGTVAAAQQTPGLFAQQQEQAASTAAALAEQASQAASHADAQGGSTAKSDDTKYYRIQPPEGRHHDSLWEIAERHLGDGRRYKEIFELNKDRVQPDGSKLSEASLIRPGWIMEMPGDARGGDLVEMPAEAGGSAAQQQVHDYGQTGDHAQGGGHAQGGGQQGGASQVSLPEQRPAPDQQPSHQQQHATAATEESSFGLPTALIGAPLLAAGLLGALGRRRRQALWQSAFGAVGGRRGMEPPTPTGDAADAQDALLVGADPEGVRLLDRSLRGLAASLGAESRPLPTAYAAWLGGNGDLHLQLAQPSGNPPAPWQLGQDQTFWMLARSDAERYEDVDAAAPYPGLVSLGTMDDSRLLLNLESVPGIVSLSGPEADRAAVFASVAAELATNGWSDRMTITLVGFGEDLTPLAPNRLRHIDGIDDLVETMEAETRQRRGALGAAGHDSVLTGRTGPAQHTRWAPHLVLLAAEPSADDAMKLAELAADASRLGIGYLVGTDSGDLPGAAWEMEITGEGKLLAPLLGLELDAQLLPVPLQRAVVELFVESDPEREPQGPATAPPFLVDISEQGRPAVYARLVGPYEIIGLDTPDGERSALLHEALALLLLHREGVHPRVLSSALWPRGVTDDVREALLDRLRAWLGTDPDGTPRLKTDSTGRLTLAKSVVSDLDVLRSLYHEATQGRGVDSRAVRGRLLTDALVLVRGPLLADRPEGRYRWLTHEIIDAQLPLLVADIGLALSEFHLVKDRAEKAIEALNAALNSAPGDERLWHELLRATHATGDTARLQALAADLISRSGARGLPPRTEALLDELLPTWRDGVAAVG